TAGGGATTCATAATCATAAGATCCATTGGCGATGATCTACTGACCATCACACACACCTTTGCACCGTCGCACCACCACACCGCCGCATTGGCAATGAAGTTCTCAGTTATACTTGGTTTTCCTTTTAGTTGTCTGCATCATAAGTTTCTTATTGTAACTTTTGTTAGTTACCCTTGTAAAGATTTGACTGGCAATTTTATCTTGTGTTAACTTTATGTTGAAGCGACTTAGTCCTTTTCTTATTTCAGCTTCAGACCAGCTGCCATGCCGAGCTCAAAAAAGAAACAAGAGGAAGTTGTACAACAACAACATTTCGAGGTAAGGATAATTCAGATAAATTTCTTAATAGGATATAGGCATAAAAGTTAATCACTTTCGTAGGTAGGAGTCTATCAGTTACAGTTGGTAAGTGTTGATGACTTGTCTGAGTCTCTTTGGCTCCTAGTCACAATTACTTCTCTGCAGAATCCTTCATATGAGTCttattggttgaaattttttattaatcagTCTGACCCATTCGTTGTCTATGCAACCTTCTATTATTATGACATTTCATACATATAAACATGTAAATACCTTTTCCTTTGTGGGGCACAGTAATAACTACATTAAAGTAAAAGGGTTGTACTCGTGTTTCCTTTGAAATATTTATACTCTTGTTCTGTTTCTGGTAAAAAATTCGTTACTGAAATCAATAACAGGTTTTTTTCCATGGTGATAGACGTTAATTTGTCATTTATTTTTGgcaataatgaaaaatatctataatGAAAATCTGTGGATACTAGGTGACATATACATTAAAAAGAATTTTCTTTGTTGTCATCGGTCATATgcattattttaagaaaaactttTCTTCTTATGTGTGCAGATGGACATGGAGATGGAGCCCGTCCTTGCACTTGATTTTGAGCTTAAAGATATTCTTTTATCAATTGGTAGAATCATCCTATTTCGAACTTATTTAAGTTATAAAGTTCTATGTGATTATATTATGCCTATTTTTATCGTTTTAGCTCCTttgaatgtatattttttttccttaaatttcTTCTATAGTATTGAACTCTTCTTGATTAATTTTAGCACATTACCGATATTAACAAAGTACTTGCAAATTAGTACTATTATTTAGGATCTCACTATTGCTGCATGTTTAGTGTATTTTCCTATTTGGAcccattaatttttattttaaattctatataatttttatagtttttctttttgttgataTTGCTTCactttttgaataaaattttggaaaaagtTTTGCAATAAATAGATCTTATTGCAATTTACACTTTGTGCTTCTATATTTTGTTAGCTATCCTACATATTCCTAAGAAAGTGAATGAGGAGGAATACATACCACAAAGGCTTAGATAAGTGGGAGTTATAGATGGTTGTATCTGGAATGTTTGATGAGCGACCTATATGATCCAAAAGTACAACAATTTAGAATTTTAAGTTCAAACAATCTTGGATACACTTAAAGCATACATGATAATAACGAATGAATTGAGCTTATTCTTTGATCATCAACCTTAACTCAATTACTAATATAGTTGAAGCATTGTgcttgatatattttaattatcgaCAATCCTTACTACTTTTAATATTCTTGTTTTATCATTTCAAGAAGATGGTGATGCAAATGAGTCCAAGTCTCCTTTGGGTACAATAGGATCATCTCGTGCTAGCAACATTTAGGGAATTTCTGATGTCTTTCaggatgaaaaattatatagtCTATGGATTTTGAGTGATTATGAATTTAGATGTAATTACGTTCCAATTTAACTTACTTTTATATACTATGGTGTTTTTGAGAATTGAATGTCTTATTGATATACAATTCAACACTTTGGTAAAAGAAGTTTGTCATgctttattgtctttattacaATAGTtgaatcttgttaaaaataaatattattgacaaaaatattagCATCTCAATAGTGACATTGTCATGTAAGGCAAGCAAAACAAAGTAGTAAACTCACAAACTAAATAATACAAATGAGGCAGCTTAAAACCTTTAAATCATAATTGTCAAAATGAATAGGGTATTAACccaaaacaaattaagaaaaacaggGTTAATCTTTGTAGtaaaatagttgaaaataaagGAGGTTTCAAACCTCTACAAAATAATAGTCATTAATAGAAGGGCTTAAAACCCTCCATAAAAAGACCTTCGCAATATAAATTGAATACCAGGGGCCATTAAAAACCTCTACAATTTAATAGCTATGACTTTAATTGCAGGGGTTTTAAAAACCCCTGGAAATTAATTTGCGGAGGGTAAAAACCTCCGCAAAATGGAAAATAAACCTGCactaaataatagtttttttgtTGTGGAATAGTGTTTTGAAGTTCTTTTAGCAACATAACGTCAAATAGAGAAATGTGAATAAGTTTTTAAAGATGTTATTTAGACGCTAGATTTTATAGAAAATGTTTAGAAAGATTGCACAAGAAGCATCGTGtatacactacaagaaaaattggAGTTACCTATCGATAATTCGTATACAATATTCGTATGTAAGTAAGGCGCAATATGACAGGAAATTTTTCTTAGGATCGAATCTATATGTAATGGACTTCAATCTATATGTCATTCTAAGTAAATGTTTCCTACTAAAATTACATACGGAtctaaaatagattttattaaaaataataatgaggTATTTGTTTACAAAACCCTCTTCCCCCACTTTACTGACTTGAGTTTCCTTTGCTCTCTCAATTAAGAACCTTCTTGATTGAAGACACTCCAAGGAGAAGACCGAAGCTTCCTCCGTGAGTAAATGCAGCGAAATATAAGAACAACGGTTTAATAGTGAGACAATTACCGAATTCGATGAAGGAAGTTAGCAAGAGAACTCGAAAGAGGAGGAACACGCCTGAAAAACCCTAGGTTCTCAATAATACTCTAGGAGTAGAAAGGATTCGAAGCGGAGTAAAAAATAGGAAGATTGTTCGGTGAGAAATGCGATTTAGGTCGCGTGTTCGGTTGAAAAGGAAAATTCAACGACTGAATCATTGAAATGGTGGCAAAATGAGGATGTAATCGGTGGATTCGGTTGAGAAGGTTGTAGCATGGATGAATCAAGTCGTAATTGTGATTTGGAGATGTGAATCACGACGATGAAGGCCCTATGAGAGTGATGAGGAGAGGAGATTTGTGAGCTCGTGAAGAACCTAGGTTTAGGTTGTTGGACTCGTGAAAGCACAAAACATTGTCGTTGTGTGACCGACCTATCGTTCAATAACCACCATTACGTCCTCTCAGCTTCTATGAGGGTTACCAAGGTTAGTGCATTCATATTAGGTTTAGTTAATTACTTTGTTAACTATGGTTTGTGTTGATACGAGGAGCTATGTATAGCAAAATCCATCTAACACATGAGATTTGAAGATgaacaaaagaaatgttttatagtttcttgaaCAAAAACTGGAAAAACAGTTGATTAATCATATCTGTGTGTGTGCTTGAACTAATTGGTATATGAATTCGTTGTATAAAATGAATCATAAGTTGAAACATATTTCACATTGCATATCTGataaaaataatcgattacactatttacataatctgttaaatttctTCAGATTTCAGTATATGCTTTACAAGGGCAAAAAAACTATgatttaaccgattacattaattgtataATGATTTTCACAAGATACGCCAGGTGTATTCTGCACTCGAGGTGTATTCTGTAGTTGAGGTGTATTCTTTAGAGATTAGTGTCTACCTACAATAAAGAGGATTGTGCTTCCTGTTATTGATAGCCAGGAACAGAACGTGTGTGTTCTAGTTTTTTAGAGTTGGGATTACTTTAAGGTCACAAAAATTTGGGACTATTTTCTGGGTTGAGATTGTGAGGTGATTCATATCTTGTGCTAGAAGGGATATTGAGTTGGGAAATGAGAGTGCATTGATAGGGGAGTTCTCTGTATTCTGGCTTGTATAACTCTATCATTATAGTGGTTCCCTTACCCTTAGGTTGTTGAAAAATGGATGTAGGCTTGGACGAACAAGTATAAATCTTTGTGTTTCTATCTCTTATCCGTTTAATTGTTGTTCACATACTTGTTTGATTGCATTCCAAGAAACCTCAAAGATttttaaaagcttttaaaaGGATAAACCAATTCTTCCCCCCTCATGGTTGAGATTATTGGTTAAACTTTTTctacaattggtatcaaagctaGGAATTCGAGCGTTACTcaaattttaatcgattaggttttaagtataatcgattaaaatgttcCTGATGGCCAATATGTCTCAAACATTTGGTGAAGGTGCACCTACAAATAGAACCCCTCTATTTACAGGTGAAAACTACCGTTTCtggaaaattataattaaaatttcattggAATCAGTTGACAAAGGAGTTTGGGATGCAATCATCAATGGTCCATATGAACCAACAAAGATGGAGAATGACAAGCTGAAAGATTTTTCAGAATTACTGTTGATGAAAACAGAAGGCCACACATGATGTTAGAGCAAAGAACATCATCTCCTCTACACTTACAATTAATGAATTCTATAGAATATCAACATGCACAACTACCAAAGACATGTGGGATGTTCATGAGGTGACTCATGAAGGAAGAGATGAAGTCAAGAGAGCCAAAGTACGAAATGTTTAGGATGAAGGCTAGAGAGACAATTTATGATGTCTAGAAAAGGCTTACTGATAACGATTTAAAATGccattatctgtgatgtaattttgatactaaaagcatttttttcacttagaaacttgcttggactcatgctttttcattaagttgtgggaataagagagttgaggtagaatttgatgattttatgacaaATTCACTTTGTTTTGATAGGTAATGAGACAATCcaggaagcagagatgaagtgctaaggagatagagctcagaaaggcatGGAAAAGCACCAAAAAGGGGAACTACATGAAGCTTGGGTGCCCTGGAGGAGGCttgagtgcagaaaagtcaacgttcgccgcccgggcgccctcctAGGCCGCCCGAGTGTCAGACCCCGAAGGTTGGGCGAccaattgaaggctcaagccctacATGACGATCGTTCGCCACCCGGGCGCCCTAAATGGGGTGCCCGAGCGTCGTGCGTCTTGGATTAGGCCCAATTTTTGatctgtttcgactcttttggaccgggccctaTTTATACTCTTTTTCGATTCTATGTAAAGGATCCCGAtgctctaggttttgtatctctggttGGAGAAACataacaacacactcttctactctttGAAGGCAGATTTGGAGACGGGAGCTTcctcctctacttttagggttttgctatctcatgcttttcattattcatctagtttctccatgtctatggggaactatttgttgttggggaatgatgtaaccttgtgaactctcatgtatttgaattgattcttaatttatatgctttattgattaattattagggaattcatctgtttcaatgcttcctctatttaactcatttagtagcatgatttataaattgcatgagtgccgggaggttccttaatattcaagttcttgttgaattctcccaagggtaatatttttctgggatgagggtatgagtacttggtcgtcttaaactcttgatcttcagacttaattttctaggaacgctaggaattgcacgaactaggaattaaggcaggcttattgctccgagggattgggttctaagtaatttagtgagtgacgttaacattaatgcataaagaggaattcttatatacatgagagggatcttgttgaaatctaaccccaacaacatattcatctcatattaaataacattcgttcatctttgtgtcactctactattgatcaatttgcattaatatttaattttatgtctttacattttaaaccaatgatctcgtttctcttaagtcttaattaatcgagttatcacacaatcaTTTAGTGCCGAGAATCCTCTGGgatacaatacttggtcttaccattttatattacttgtgcgattcggtacacttgccgattcatcaacaagtttttggcttCGTTTCTGGAGATCATAAAtattgttaacaagtttttggcgccgttgccggggagtCACGGTTTAAACTACTCTATTTATgtgattattaattattttcggctttactttattttattttattttgttttattttcgtctcttttatttttattttaattttttgtgctaacaatattttctagagttttgttttttttagtttgcaagatgcaattcggacaagaagtTAATTATATGGAAACTCAACTCCACCAgggtaatttcaaccactagtgggaacctcactcaaacAAGGGACCAGGACAATTTGGACATGCTATCGGTCAACAagaatggcagcaacaaccctctctatcagaaagatGGGCTAAgctggatgacacccttcaacagTTAATGCAGGTGTctgattctcatcataaaagcaATGAAGCAACATTCAAGAGGATAGAGAAGCAACTCTGTCACATGATTCAGAAGCTGGATGATCTGGGGAGTAACCTGAAAGCTAACTCCAGAGAAGAATGCAACGCTGTTGTTACTAGAAGTTGCAAAGTTTTAGATGAgaggttgagtgaaaaagaaaaaagtaagagtgagagaaaagaaaaagaaaggttgagtgaaaaagcaaagagagagaaaaaagaaaaagaagagagagagaaaaaagaaaaagagagagaagaaaaaaaaaggagagaggaagaagatgagagaaagaaaaaagaatcttgtgaaaaacaccttccttatccaaagaattattccaggaaggaaaaagaaaaatagtttgagcgtttcatggaaatcttcaagaaattggagattaatatACCCTTCTCTAAGGCTCTGGACCAAATGCCTTCATATGCTAAAGTTTTGAAGGAGCTCCTCACAAAGAAAAGGAAGTACATTGAAGAAGAAACTATTGAAGTTCAAGGAAACTGTAGTGCTATCATACAAAACTCTTACCCCCCAAGTATAAAGATCTAGGAAGCTTCATTATTCCCTGTACTATAGGGAATATCTCTGTTGGGAAAACACTTATTGATCTGGGAGCCAGTATTAATCTCATGTCGTTCTCCATGTTTGAAAAGATTGAGGGGTTGGAACTCAAGCCTACTCGGATGACTCTTCAACTTGTAGAAAGATCCCTGAAATATCCTTATGGGGTAGCTGAAGATGTGCTTGTGAAAGTagataaatttcttttcctgtGGACTTTGTCATCatggagatgaaggaggatgTGAATGTACCCCTTATTCTtaggagaccttttatgaagacaaCAAGAGTTTTGATTGATTTGGAAAATGGAAAACTGAAGGTGAGAgtgcaagatgaagaagtaaattttgatgTCTTTAAAGCCATGTCTCACCCAAAAGATGATAAGGCATGTTTTCACCTTGATGCTCTTGATGAAATTTGCATGATACAAGAAAACAACGCAAGTGATACTCTTTCTTTGGAGGAAATACTAGTTGACACCGTTGAAGagatgaatgaaaaagaagaggaacTAATTGATGAGGGCTTGACTGACTTGgaagaattaaaaaagattCCTTTGAGAAATACAGAAGAAAAAGCTAAGGAAAGCAAAATGTAGTTGAAGATGTTACCGCCACACTTGAAATATGTGTTTCTAGAAAAAGGTGGAAACAAACCAGTTATCATCAgcaactctctctctctcccaaagaagaagaaaagttggtagaaataCTCAAAGCCAACAAAGGAGCTATGGTATGGTCAAtctcagatcttaaaggtataaTTCCAACatattgcatgcacaagataTTCATGGAAGATGATTACAAACCAGTTGCTCAACTACAGAGGAGGCTCAATCTAGTGATGAAGGAGGAAGTGAGGAAAGAAGTGTTAAAGTTACTTGAAGGTGGCATTATTTATCCTATTTCTGACAGTGCATGGGTAAGCCTAGTATAGGTGGTACCAGAAAAGGATGGGATGACagttattaatgaaaaaaatgagctCATACCCACAAGGACTGTTACAGGATGGGGGATGTGTATTGACTACAGGAAGTTGAATAATGCTACTAGCAAGGATCACTTTCCCCTTCCTTTTATGGATCAGATGCTGGAGAGATTGTCAGGTCAGGCTTTTTATTGCTCTCTGGAAGGATATTTAGggtacaatcaaattgtggtggatccaaaagaccaggagaagacgACTTTCACATGCCCATTTGGAGTTTTTGCCTACAGAAAAATGTCGTTtgggttatgtaatgctccaacAACTTTTCACAAATGCATGCAAGCTATCTTCGCAGATTTAATAGAAAAGTGAATTGaggtcttcatggatgatttttcagtatTTGGCAGTTCCTTTCATGAGTGTTTGTATAACCTGGAAGTTGTACCTAAAAGATGCACCCAATCCAACCTTGTTCTAAATTGGGAAGAATGTCACTTTATGGTCACAGAAGGTATTGTTTTGGGTCATAAAATTTCTTCCAGCGGAATTAAGGTTGACAGAGCCATAGTGGAAGTTATCGAAAAGAGGAATAGTGAAGGGAATCAGAATCTTTTTGGGTCATGCTGGTTTCTACagaagatttatcaaagatttttcaaagattGCAAAACCACTAAGTAACCTCCTTGTCAAGGACGCACCCTTTGTGATGAATGATGAATGCCTTCAGgcatttgatattttgaagaaaaaaatgatttctgCCCCACTAATTGTAGCTCCTGATTGGAACCAAGATTTTGAGCTGATGTGTGATGCCAGTAATTATGCTATAGGAGTTGTCCTTGgcgagagaagagaaaaggtatTTCACACTATTTATAATGCAAGCAAAGTTCTAAATGAAACCTAGTTCAATTATGCCACCATAGAAAAAGAATTTCTTGCTATTGTATATGCcttggagaaatttagaccaTACCTCATTAGGTCTAAAGTGATTATCAACACAGATCATGTAACTATAAAGTATTTGCTAACCAAGCCGGATTCCAAGCCGTGATTGATTAGATGGGTGCTTTTGTTACAAGAGTTTGATGTGGAAATTCGTGAcaagaaaggaagtgaaaatTTAATTGCTGATCACTTATCTCGGCTAGTTAACAGTGAACTTACAAGCAAGGAAGCAGAAATTTGGGAATCTTTCTAAGATGAAACGCTCATGTATATCCAACAAAGGtcgtggtttgctgatatggctaatttcaaagctgcaggAGTAATCCCAAATGATGTcaattggcaacaaagaaatttttttttacatgatgCCAAAAAGtttatttgggatgatccttactTGTTCAAAATTGGGGCATATAACCTTCTAAGGCGTTATGTGACTAGGAAGAGGTGGAAGGAATTTTATGACACTGTCATGACTCACCTTATGGGGGGCATTTTAGTGGAGAGAAAACAACTGCAAAAGTACTCCagtcaggattttattggcctactctgtttaaagatgctcacaatcatgctagaaattgtgataagtgtcaaaggACAAGTAATATCTCCAAACGGCATGAGATGCCACCACTACAAAGCATATTAGAAGTGGAAGTTTTTGATTGTTGGGACATAGATTTTGTTGGACCTTTTCCACCCTCTTTTAATAATGAGTATATCCTGGTGGCTGTGGATTATGTGAGCAAATGGGTGGAGGCCCTAACCTGTCCCAAGAATGATTCCAAAACTGTcatcaaatttttgaaaagacAAATTTGCTTCCGGTTTGGAACACCCAGAGTACtcattagtgatggaggatctcatttttgcgaTTTTCAACTGGCAAGGGTACTCAAGCATTATGGTGTGAGACACAAGGTAGCTACACCGTATCATCCACAAACAAACGAGCAAGCTGAGGTTTCCAACAGGGAGATAAAAGGAATTTTAGAAAAGACAGTGGCTTCATCAAGAAAAAATTGGTCTCAAAAGTTGGATGATGCCCTTTTGGCATACAAAACTGCAATGAAGACAGCTATTGAATTATCTCCTTTTCAAATGGTTTATGGAAAGGCATGCCACCTTCTAGTGGAGATGGAAAATCGGGCTCAGTGggctttaaaattcttgaattatGATCCTTGTGACACTACAGAAAAGAGGAAAAGGCAAATTATTGAGCTTGAGGAGATGCGGCTGCACGCCTATGATTCTTCaaagaattacaaagaaaaggtgaaattttatcatgacaagaAGCTGGTAAAGAAAGTCTTTCATCCAGGACAGCAGGTGCTACTGTTCAATTGACGACTGAAACTTTTCCCTGGAAAGTTGAAGTCCAAGTGGTATGGTTCATTTATGATCAAGAATGTTCTTCCACATGGAGCAGTTGAGTTAACAGATCCAACATCTGAAGATCCACAAAGAAGTTGGGTTGTCAATGGTTAATGTCTCAAGCATTATTTGGGTGGTGAGGTGGAACGCTTTTCCATAGTCATGGAGTTGGTTGATCCAGATTGAacttattgggtcaagctagtgacgttaaagaagcacTTATTgagaggcaacccagctttctaaaactttccttttaattatttgttttgtttttgtactctgcttaatgtttttgtttttgtactcTGCTTGAATGAATTCTCTACTTTGACTCAACTGTGATTTTTTGTGTGATGATTAATGCTTGGTAATATTTTAGTGTATGGATTGACGTTGGGATGATGCATTATGTGATAATATACAGGTGATGGCTCACAATGTATGAAACAATTGCTTAGGGTAAAACTTAATTGAGACACTGAGCAGGATgttttttctgaattctggaacttgagagtttacctgtgtgagttttgggctttagagttgttgtgaataattgctattactttagaagcataaataattTTACCCAATTTTTTTGTGATTGGACTACTTtcttgcaggtttcatatgatcaaggctatcttttgttatcccttattcttttagccttcaaataaaattatgtccattgaaaagaaaacaatttgttttaccctttgaaccttgagccttatgcatgttttgaaaatcCTTTATGAAAATCTTTaacttgagttaagttgagaacatcTGATGAGATACTGAAAAAgatttaagtttggggttgctggtAAGCAACCCCATTTTTCTAGGTAGTGAGCAATTGAAAAgcaatagaaaagaaaaataaaactcaaaaggaaagaaaatgaaaggaaaaataaaaagaaaagaaaatagagctCACTGTAAGGGAAACATGTTGGGAAAGatcttcttgaaaagagaacctATGAGTAAttgataaattcataaatatctctcttaactcaaggattttgcaattctgaaaaaccatgtttcttcttagcccagccaagttacaagccaagAAAAACCCTTGTGATGAAAAcctgcttgtgagtatgtttgattgtggtgaaataaaaggcaaagttaatttgtgtgacattgtggtAGCAAAGTGAAAGACACCAACACTTCACTATACACAtgtgagttgagtgatacacttttgagtggttgagtgaaacactttccttggtgaggagtagtctttgaatttctgattgcatctctgcttggttgattgatcattcttaatgATAGCATTTGTTGAAGTACATCAGCATCACAccgattttaaattattaaggCATTTGTACATCTTGACTGAGATCTTTATGCTGAGTTGATCAAAGTGATTTCTTATTTGGatgaaaaagtttttgaaaaaggttgagTCATTATTGTTTTAACAAGCTAAGTTACATTCTATTTTTCTTTAGGACAAGCAatgttctaagtttggggttgtgataacggtttaaaatatcgttatctgcgatgtaattttgatactaaaagcacctttttcacttagaaacttgcttggactcatgttttttcattaagttgtgtgaataagagagttgaggttgaatttgattattttatgactaattccctttgttttgataggtaatgagacaatacaggaagcagagatgaagtgctaaggagatagagctcagaaaggcttGGAAAAGCACTAGAAGGGGGAACAGCACGATGCTTGGGCGCCTTGTAGGAGGCTTGAGCGTAGAAAAGTCGACGTTCGCAAACCCGGGCACCCTCCTAGGCTGCCTGAGCGTCAGACCCTGAAGCTTGGGCAACCAATTGGAGGCTCAAGCCCTACATGAGGATCGTCCACCGAGCGTCGTGGATTAAGCCCAGTTTTGCTTtatttcgactcttttggaccatgctctgtttctactcttttccgaATCTATTTTAAGGATCACGGagctctaggttttgtatcacAGGCTGGAGGAACACAACAACAtactcttctactctctaaaggTAGATCTGGAGGTGGGAGCTTCCTCCTCTACTTTTaggttttgctatctcatgtttttccagtgttcatctagtttctccatgtctatggggagctaaactctatttgttgttgaggAATAATGTAACCTTGAAAattctcatgtatttgaatggattcttaatttatatgctttattcattaatttttagggaattcatctttttcaatgcttgctctatttaactcatttagtagcatgatttatgaactgcatgagtgccgggaggttctttacaattcaggttcttgttgaattctcccaagggtaatatttctcaggaataagggtatgagtacttggtcgtttTAAACTCTTGAAGTTGTTCTAGGAACACAAAAAAGAGTTATTAGCAAACAGGGACAAGGTTATACAGCTAAAagcaataaaattaattctatGAAGTTTTCTGATTTAAGTAAACCTTCTTTTATATCATGCTTTTACTTTAATACTATTGGCcatgtttcaaaattttgttattacaGGAAAGTTGGAATTCCAAAAGGAAAGTTCAAATGGATTATTAAGGAACCAACTCCTACCACTACCAACAAAGGCCCCAAATTCATTTGGATACCTGCATCAAAACCGTATGACTTTTTTGAATGGATCTAAAGGAAATTG
The Vigna angularis cultivar LongXiaoDou No.4 chromosome 5, ASM1680809v1, whole genome shotgun sequence genome window above contains:
- the LOC128196692 gene encoding uncharacterized protein LOC128196692 encodes the protein MVWSISDLKGIIPTYCMHKIFMEDDYKPVAQLQRRLNLVMKEEVRKEVLKLLEGGIIYPISDSAWQGSLSPSFYGSDAGEIVRRFIKDFSKIAKPLSNLLVKDAPFVMNDECLQAFDILKKKMISAPLIVAPDWNQDFELMCDASNYAIGVVLGERREKCQRTSNISKRHEMPPLQSILEVEVFDCWDIDFVGPFPPSFNNEYILVAVDYVSKWVEALTCPKNDSKTVIKFLKRQICFRFGTPRVLISDGGSHFCDFQLARVLKHYGVRHKVATPYHPQTNEQAEVSNREIKGILEKTVASSRKNWSQKLDDALLAYKTAMKTAIELSPFQMVYGKACHLLVEMENRAQWALKFLNYDPCDTTEKRKRQIIELEEMRLHAYDSSKNYKEKVKFYHDKKLVKKVFHPGQQLKSKWYGSFMIKNVLPHGAVELTDPTSEDPQRSWVVNG